From one Trueperaceae bacterium genomic stretch:
- a CDS encoding c-type cytochrome, with protein sequence MRRLRHVGTLAALATLFLALAQDAAAPTLTVVEDQEWGPHLADSQGRSLYVYMLDEGGVSACTDEVCTRNWPPYVVEGEVTAGEGVDAALVGTYERPDGSVQVTYNGWPLYYNARDEAEGDIRGQALGEVFYLMAPVGNAADERVQPEAPEDAAAEQGGREQAQGGEGDAAEAGEAGEQQGGEQQGGQAGEQQDEATQELMAQGQQIFASTCSPCHGAQAQGQVGPALAGNGFVGRDQELINTILNGRPEPGMPAFRDQLDDQQIAAVATFVRNSFGNSFGPITPDQVAAQR encoded by the coding sequence ATGAGACGCTTGAGGCACGTCGGCACGCTGGCGGCGCTGGCGACGCTCTTCCTAGCCCTGGCGCAGGACGCCGCGGCACCGACCCTGACCGTCGTCGAGGACCAGGAGTGGGGTCCCCACCTGGCCGACTCGCAGGGGCGGAGCCTCTACGTCTACATGCTCGACGAGGGCGGCGTCAGCGCCTGCACCGACGAGGTCTGCACGCGCAACTGGCCGCCCTACGTCGTCGAGGGCGAGGTCACGGCCGGCGAGGGCGTCGACGCGGCGCTGGTCGGCACGTACGAGCGCCCCGACGGCAGCGTGCAGGTCACCTACAACGGCTGGCCTCTCTACTACAACGCCCGCGACGAGGCCGAAGGCGACATCCGCGGCCAGGCACTGGGCGAGGTGTTCTACCTGATGGCGCCCGTGGGGAACGCGGCCGACGAGCGCGTGCAGCCGGAGGCGCCCGAGGACGCCGCGGCCGAGCAGGGCGGGCGGGAACAGGCCCAGGGCGGAGAGGGCGACGCGGCCGAGGCCGGCGAGGCGGGCGAGCAGCAGGGCGGCGAGCAGCAGGGCGGCCAGGCCGGTGAGCAACAGGACGAGGCGACGCAGGAGCTGATGGCGCAGGGCCAGCAGATCTTCGCGAGCACCTGCTCGCCGTGTCACGGCGCCCAGGCGCAGGGTCAGGTGGGCCCCGCCCTGGCGGGCAACGGCTTCGTGGGACGCGACCAGGAGCTCATCAACACGATCCTCAACGGGCGGCCGGAACCCGGCATGCCGGCGTTCCGCGACCAGCTCGACGACCAGCAGATCGCCGCGGTGGCGACCTTCGTGCGCAACTCGTTCGGCAACTCGTTCGGGCCGATCACGCCGGACCAGGTAGCGGCCCAGCGCTGA
- a CDS encoding ABC transporter permease, with protein MSADAAAVAGPRAKAPPSWLGVAPSVVLVMWRREMLRYFRDRSQIFGGVSRTVLWLVILGFGLGAALREIEGYTYAQYILPGVIVLNVLFAALQCAIALVWDREVGIMREVFVSPSPMLSVALGKLLGGATVSVLQGTIPLLFTPLIGVRLTVWSVLGAWGVMFFLGLFMTALGVIIATRLKTFEGFGSISNGVIQPLYFLSGSIFPLRGVIGGVGFLEIPPALREELRRLGIFAIGGGWIVQLPVWIQALVYVNPVSYQLDLLRYVLLGFQQLPMAADIAVTFGAGPVAVVFAAWAMRRMASAGR; from the coding sequence GTGAGCGCCGACGCCGCCGCCGTCGCCGGCCCCCGCGCCAAGGCGCCGCCCTCCTGGCTGGGCGTCGCCCCGTCGGTGGTGCTGGTCATGTGGCGCCGCGAGATGCTGCGCTACTTCCGCGACCGCTCGCAGATCTTCGGCGGGGTCTCGCGGACCGTGCTGTGGCTGGTGATCCTCGGCTTCGGCCTGGGCGCCGCCCTGCGCGAGATCGAGGGCTACACCTACGCCCAGTACATCCTCCCCGGCGTGATCGTCCTCAACGTGCTCTTCGCCGCGCTCCAGTGCGCCATCGCGCTGGTGTGGGACCGCGAGGTCGGCATCATGCGCGAGGTCTTCGTGTCGCCCTCGCCCATGCTCTCCGTGGCGCTCGGCAAGCTGCTCGGCGGGGCGACCGTCTCCGTGCTGCAGGGGACGATCCCGCTCCTGTTCACGCCGCTCATCGGCGTGCGTCTCACGGTCTGGTCGGTGCTGGGCGCCTGGGGCGTGATGTTCTTCCTCGGCCTCTTCATGACCGCACTGGGCGTGATCATCGCGACCAGGCTGAAGACGTTCGAGGGCTTCGGCAGCATCTCCAACGGCGTGATCCAGCCCCTCTACTTCCTCTCCGGCTCGATCTTCCCGCTGCGCGGCGTGATAGGCGGCGTCGGCTTCCTCGAGATCCCGCCGGCCCTGCGGGAGGAGCTGCGGCGGCTGGGGATCTTCGCGATCGGCGGCGGCTGGATCGTCCAGCTCCCCGTCTGGATCCAGGCGCTCGTCTACGTGAACCCTGTCAGCTACCAGCTCGACCTGCTCAGGTACGTGCTGCTGGGCTTCCAGCAGCTCCCCATGGCCGCCGACATCGCCGTGACCTTCGGCGCCGGTCCGGTCGCGGTGGTGTTCGCCGCCTGGGCGATGCGGCGCATGGCCTCGGCGGGCCGGTAG
- a CDS encoding ATP-binding cassette domain-containing protein: MSLDPARGGSPAAEAAGGPPAVARGTAPAVAAEGLGRRFGDLVAVDDLSFSVAQGEFFALLGPNGAGKTTTIHMLTTLLAPTAGRASVMGYDVVREPQRVRQVLGMVFQDPALDERLTARENLELHAVLYGIPTRERRDAVEQSLSWASLAEAADRRVRGFSGGMKRRLELARALMHGPGVLFLDEPTLGLDPQGRRHLWERIDALRKEGLTVVMTTHNLPEAEACDRVGIIDAGRLVEIGPPAELVAKHAPAGGDLEDVFIALTGKQLRDEEATARDLMVSFAKRGGEHTR; this comes from the coding sequence ATGAGTCTCGATCCCGCACGTGGGGGCTCGCCGGCCGCCGAGGCCGCTGGCGGGCCCCCCGCGGTTGCGCGGGGCACGGCTCCCGCCGTCGCGGCGGAAGGCCTGGGCCGGCGCTTCGGCGACCTCGTCGCCGTCGACGATCTGAGCTTCAGCGTCGCCCAGGGGGAGTTCTTCGCGCTCCTGGGGCCGAACGGCGCGGGCAAGACGACGACGATCCACATGCTGACGACCCTGCTCGCGCCCACCGCCGGCCGCGCCAGCGTGATGGGCTACGACGTCGTGCGCGAGCCGCAGCGCGTCAGGCAGGTCCTCGGCATGGTCTTCCAGGACCCGGCGCTCGACGAGCGCCTGACAGCACGCGAGAACCTCGAGCTGCACGCGGTCCTCTACGGCATCCCGACGCGCGAGCGCCGCGACGCCGTCGAGCAGTCGCTCTCCTGGGCCTCGCTCGCCGAGGCCGCCGACAGGCGCGTGCGCGGCTTCTCCGGCGGCATGAAGCGCCGCCTCGAGCTGGCGCGGGCGCTCATGCACGGTCCCGGCGTTCTCTTCCTCGACGAGCCGACGCTCGGGCTCGACCCGCAGGGCCGCAGGCACCTCTGGGAGCGGATCGACGCGCTCCGCAAGGAGGGCCTCACGGTGGTGATGACCACGCACAACCTGCCCGAGGCCGAGGCCTGCGACAGGGTCGGCATCATCGACGCCGGACGCCTCGTCGAGATCGGCCCGCCCGCCGAGCTCGTGGCCAAGCACGCCCCGGCGGGCGGAGACCTCGAGGACGTGTTCATAGCCCTCACCGGCAAGCAGCTCCGCGACGAGGAGGCCACGGCGCGCGACCTGATGGTCAGCTTCGCCAAGCGGGGCGGGGAGCACACGCGGTGA
- a CDS encoding beta-propeller fold lactonase family protein → MRARRVTNRRLAALALAAALAVGAAQAQDSYRIYVANEYSADITVIDTATDEVIKTITISGRPGEVRPRGLAVSPDGKTVYVAVSDFNPQIETPEDKIIAIDVESNEVVGEFRAGGNPERVAVSPDGTQIWAALEAIAQGAGYDVATGEQLANFRVGVEAEGVAVSPDGKWVYITAEATHTVTVIDRENLQVVKHFLVGNRPRVVEFSNDGTRAYVSAEIGGTVSVVDTSTHSVIDTINLGLDSRPVEIAVDPTSDRIYVAGGGTSAVYVIDTSTNEIVATIRERMGRRPWGIAITPDGKKVYTADGLSDSVSVIDTECLCVVDRIEAGRGAHSAEIGVIPGGE, encoded by the coding sequence ATGAGAGCACGACGCGTCACCAACAGGAGGCTAGCGGCCCTAGCGCTGGCCGCGGCGCTGGCCGTGGGCGCGGCGCAGGCCCAGGACTCGTACCGCATCTACGTGGCCAACGAGTACAGCGCCGACATCACGGTCATCGACACGGCCACCGACGAGGTCATCAAGACGATCACGATCTCGGGCCGTCCCGGCGAGGTGCGCCCGCGCGGGCTGGCTGTGAGCCCCGACGGCAAGACCGTCTACGTCGCGGTCTCCGACTTCAACCCGCAGATCGAGACGCCCGAGGACAAGATCATCGCCATCGACGTCGAGTCGAACGAGGTCGTCGGCGAGTTCCGTGCGGGCGGCAACCCCGAGCGCGTGGCCGTGAGCCCCGACGGCACCCAGATCTGGGCCGCCCTCGAGGCCATCGCTCAGGGCGCCGGCTACGACGTGGCCACGGGCGAGCAGCTCGCGAACTTCCGCGTCGGCGTCGAGGCCGAGGGCGTGGCCGTGAGCCCCGACGGCAAGTGGGTCTACATCACCGCCGAGGCCACGCACACGGTCACCGTCATCGACCGCGAGAACCTCCAGGTCGTCAAGCACTTCCTGGTGGGCAACCGTCCGCGCGTCGTCGAGTTCTCGAACGACGGCACGCGGGCCTACGTCTCCGCCGAGATCGGCGGCACGGTCTCGGTCGTCGACACCTCGACCCACTCGGTCATCGACACGATCAACCTGGGCCTCGACTCCCGGCCCGTGGAGATCGCCGTGGACCCCACCTCCGACCGCATCTACGTGGCGGGCGGCGGCACCAGCGCCGTCTACGTCATCGACACGTCGACGAACGAGATCGTCGCCACGATCCGTGAGCGGATGGGCCGCCGTCCCTGGGGCATCGCGATCACGCCGGACGGCAAGAAGGTCTACACGGCCGACGGCCTGTCCGACAGCGTCAGCGTCATCGACACGGAGTGCCTCTGCGTCGTGGACCGCATCGAGGCCGGACGCGGCGCGCACAGCGCCGAGATCGGGGTGATCCCGGGTGGCGAGTAA
- a CDS encoding ABC transporter substrate-binding protein translates to MDTRPQLRSATRRSLATLGAALCILVPGASVAQDIPAGPLSIGVILPPATGEPLADAVARSAADGATMAGEEFAFNAEMLGIEFSVLTREASGADAVVAVAEELVGEGAYVVAGGFSLEEAAALSAWSAESGVPYLNVGASADVLRQEQCQATALHIAPSAAMYLDSLAGWYVRSGYRQWFFVHGTDEESQAQLERVQRGLSERHFGARSVGEVALEPGGDAAPVVDRVRRSGADVVLLLLPAAEQLRVLAALDEAGLEVEVTGFPYPEAQTRAFYAASREAAPRLGVGHRASAWEATLDAYGARELNARFRQRFEGQPMEAPAWAVYQAVKLGYEAAFFGGGTDAEDVLGYLQAETTVFDVWKGIGTTFRPWDGQLRQSLYLVKISETETDPFTLATLVGELPAIYMPGTDPVERLDQIGDLADASSCRR, encoded by the coding sequence ATGGACACCAGACCGCAGCTACGCTCGGCGACCAGGAGGTCGCTGGCTACGCTAGGCGCGGCGCTGTGCATCCTCGTCCCCGGCGCGTCCGTCGCGCAGGACATCCCCGCGGGCCCCCTCAGCATCGGCGTGATCCTGCCGCCCGCCACCGGCGAGCCGCTGGCGGACGCCGTGGCGCGGTCGGCCGCCGACGGCGCGACGATGGCCGGCGAGGAGTTCGCCTTCAACGCCGAGATGCTCGGCATCGAGTTCTCGGTCCTGACGCGCGAGGCCAGCGGCGCCGACGCCGTCGTCGCGGTCGCCGAGGAGCTCGTCGGCGAGGGCGCCTACGTGGTCGCCGGCGGCTTCAGCCTGGAGGAGGCCGCGGCGCTCAGCGCCTGGTCGGCCGAGTCCGGGGTGCCCTACCTGAACGTCGGCGCCTCGGCCGACGTCCTGCGCCAGGAGCAGTGCCAGGCCACCGCCCTCCACATCGCGCCGAGCGCGGCCATGTACCTCGACTCCCTCGCCGGCTGGTACGTGCGGTCCGGCTACCGGCAGTGGTTCTTCGTGCACGGCACCGACGAGGAGTCGCAGGCGCAGCTCGAGCGCGTCCAGCGCGGCCTCAGCGAGCGTCACTTCGGCGCCCGCAGCGTCGGCGAGGTCGCCCTCGAGCCGGGAGGCGACGCCGCGCCAGTGGTCGACCGCGTCCGCCGCAGCGGCGCCGACGTCGTCCTGCTCCTCTTGCCCGCCGCGGAGCAGCTGCGCGTGCTCGCCGCCCTCGACGAGGCGGGTCTCGAGGTCGAGGTCACGGGCTTCCCGTACCCCGAGGCGCAGACGCGCGCGTTCTACGCCGCCTCGCGCGAGGCGGCGCCGCGCCTCGGCGTCGGGCACCGCGCCAGCGCCTGGGAGGCGACGCTCGACGCCTACGGCGCCAGGGAGCTCAACGCCCGCTTCCGCCAGAGGTTCGAGGGCCAGCCGATGGAGGCGCCCGCGTGGGCCGTCTACCAGGCCGTGAAGCTCGGCTACGAGGCCGCCTTCTTCGGCGGCGGCACCGACGCCGAGGACGTCCTCGGCTACCTGCAGGCGGAGACGACGGTGTTCGACGTCTGGAAGGGCATCGGCACGACGTTCCGCCCGTGGGACGGCCAGCTCAGGCAGTCCCTCTACCTCGTGAAGATCAGCGAGACCGAGACCGACCCGTTCACGCTCGCCACGCTGGTGGGCGAGCTGCCGGCGATCTACATGCCGGGCACCGACCCTGTCGAGCGGCTCGACCAGATCGGCGACCTGGCGGACGCCAGCTCATGCCGCCGCTGA